From a single Maritimibacter sp. DP1N21-5 genomic region:
- a CDS encoding YicC/YloC family endoribonuclease produces MTKSMTGFAAAKGALAPWTWTWDMRSVNARGLDIRMRVPDWIEGLEPAIRKAVSERIARGNVSVSLKITRDMEEGGARLNDAALDQALSLLAEVEAAAKLRGVTLTPATAVQVTGMRGVLDAAPVQDDTTDLLARLSSELPGLVADFDRMRAHEGAELARIIEGQLAALETLVAEAVTEADARRDQQAETLRTALARVMENTEVADPDRVAQELALIAVKSDVREELDRLTAHVAQARSLLAAPEPSGRKLDFLMQEFNREANTLCSKAGFQALTRIGLDLKATIDQMREQVQNIE; encoded by the coding sequence ATGACGAAGAGCATGACCGGTTTCGCGGCCGCCAAGGGCGCGCTGGCTCCATGGACATGGACCTGGGACATGCGGTCGGTCAATGCCCGGGGGCTCGATATCCGGATGCGCGTGCCGGACTGGATCGAGGGGCTGGAACCCGCGATCCGCAAAGCGGTGTCCGAACGGATTGCACGTGGCAACGTCAGCGTGTCCCTGAAGATCACCCGCGACATGGAGGAGGGCGGCGCCCGGCTCAACGATGCCGCGCTCGATCAGGCACTTTCCCTCTTGGCCGAGGTCGAGGCCGCGGCAAAACTGCGCGGCGTGACGCTGACGCCCGCCACTGCGGTGCAGGTGACCGGCATGCGCGGCGTTCTGGATGCGGCCCCGGTGCAGGACGACACGACGGATCTTCTCGCCCGGCTCTCGTCCGAGCTTCCCGGGCTTGTGGCGGATTTCGACCGTATGCGCGCCCATGAGGGCGCCGAGCTGGCGAGAATCATCGAGGGGCAGCTCGCCGCGCTCGAAACTCTCGTCGCCGAAGCCGTGACCGAAGCGGACGCACGGCGGGACCAGCAGGCCGAGACCCTGCGCACGGCGCTTGCCCGCGTGATGGAGAACACCGAGGTTGCGGACCCCGACAGGGTCGCACAGGAACTCGCGCTCATCGCGGTGAAATCCGACGTGCGCGAGGAACTCGACCGCCTGACCGCCCATGTGGCGCAGGCGCGCAGCCTCCTCGCCGCACCGGAGCCCTCGGGCCGCAAGCTCGACTTCCTGATGCAGGAATTCAACCGCGAGGCCAACACCCTTTGCTCCAAGGCCGGGTTCCAGGCATTGACCCGGATCGGTCTTGACCTCAAGGCGACCATCGACCAGATGCGCGAGCAGGTGCAGAACATTGAGTGA
- the ilvN gene encoding acetolactate synthase small subunit, with the protein MNALKIKKGSSRKSAYDLRDPHKDVEEKHTLAVLVDNEAGVLARVIGLFSGRGYNIDSLTVAEVDHLGHTSRITIVTRGTPEIIEQIKAQLGRIVTVREVHDLTVEGPSVERELALFKVSGTGEKRVEALRLADIFRANAVDSTLESFVFELTGAPDKIDAFADLMRPLGLVEMVRTGVAALSRGAE; encoded by the coding sequence ATGAACGCTCTCAAGATCAAAAAAGGCTCGTCCCGCAAATCCGCCTATGACCTGCGCGACCCGCACAAGGACGTGGAGGAAAAACACACCCTCGCCGTGCTCGTGGACAACGAGGCGGGCGTGCTGGCCCGTGTCATCGGGCTCTTCTCGGGCCGGGGCTATAACATCGACAGCCTGACCGTGGCCGAGGTCGATCATCTGGGACATACCTCGCGCATCACCATCGTGACGCGCGGGACGCCCGAGATCATCGAACAGATCAAGGCGCAGCTCGGGCGCATCGTGACCGTGCGCGAAGTGCACGACCTGACCGTCGAAGGCCCCTCGGTCGAGCGCGAACTGGCGCTCTTCAAGGTGTCCGGCACCGGCGAGAAACGGGTCGAGGCGCTGCGTCTGGCCGATATCTTCCGCGCCAACGCGGTCGACTCGACGCTCGAGAGCTTCGTTTTCGAACTGACCGGCGCGCCGGACAAGATCGACGCCTTCGCCGATCTCATGCGCCCGCTCGGCCTTGTGGAAATGGTGCGCACCGGCGTCGCTGCGCTGTCGCGCGGAGCGGAATGA
- the fabI gene encoding enoyl-ACP reductase FabI — protein sequence MSGGLMSGKRGLIMGLANDKSIAWGIAKALHDAGAELAFSYQGEAMKKRVLPLAQQLGSTFVVDCDVSDGASIDALFDELSKAWGKIDFLVHAIGFSDKSELRGRYIDTSRDNFRTTMDISVFSFTAVARRAAAMMPEGGALLTLTYYGAEQVMPHYNVMGVAKAALEASVRYMAEDLGKDGIRVNAISAGPIKTLAASGIGDFRYILKWNEMNSPLRRNVTIDDVGKSALYLLSDLGSGVTGETHHVDAGYHVVGMKAVDAPDIDTTTGRKAE from the coding sequence ATGTCAGGCGGATTGATGAGCGGCAAGCGCGGGCTGATCATGGGCCTTGCGAACGACAAGTCGATCGCATGGGGGATCGCCAAGGCGTTGCACGACGCGGGCGCCGAACTTGCCTTTTCCTATCAGGGCGAGGCGATGAAGAAGCGGGTCCTGCCGCTCGCCCAGCAGCTTGGATCGACCTTCGTCGTGGATTGCGACGTATCGGACGGCGCTTCGATCGACGCGCTCTTCGACGAGTTGTCGAAGGCCTGGGGCAAGATCGACTTCCTAGTTCACGCCATCGGATTCTCGGACAAGAGCGAGCTGCGCGGTCGCTACATCGACACCAGCCGCGACAACTTCCGCACGACGATGGATATCTCGGTGTTCTCCTTCACGGCCGTCGCCCGCCGCGCCGCCGCGATGATGCCCGAGGGCGGCGCGCTTCTGACGCTGACCTATTACGGCGCCGAACAGGTCATGCCGCATTACAACGTCATGGGCGTCGCGAAAGCCGCGCTCGAGGCGAGCGTGCGCTACATGGCCGAGGACCTTGGTAAGGACGGCATCCGCGTGAACGCGATTTCGGCCGGACCGATCAAGACGCTGGCCGCCTCCGGCATCGGCGACTTCCGCTATATCTTGAAGTGGAACGAGATGAACTCGCCGCTGCGCCGCAACGTGACCATCGACGACGTGGGCAAGTCGGCGCTCTACCTCCTGTCCGATCTTGGCTCGGGCGTGACCGGCGAAACGCATCACGTGGACGCGGGCTATCACGTGGTCGGGATGAAAGCGGTGGACGCGCCGGACATCGACACCACCACCGGGAGAAAAGCGGAATGA
- the gmk gene encoding guanylate kinase: MTRRGLLIILSSPSGAGKSTLAKKLMGWDPSLTFSVSATTRKPREGEIDGTHYHFMDEAAFRDMVKNGKMLEHAHVFGNFYGSPEGPVRAAIEAGHDVLFDIDWQGAVQVKHSALRDHVLSIFILPPSIKELRRRLVERGQDAPEVIRDRMKKSWDEISHWDGYDYVLVNDDLETTFEKLKTIVSGERLRLVQQPNLSPFIRQLQEEFEEAEA, from the coding sequence ATGACCCGACGCGGCCTTCTGATCATTCTTTCGTCGCCTTCGGGCGCGGGGAAGTCCACGCTGGCGAAGAAGCTCATGGGCTGGGACCCGTCGCTGACCTTCTCGGTCTCCGCCACCACGCGCAAGCCGCGCGAGGGGGAAATCGACGGAACCCATTACCATTTCATGGACGAAGCCGCGTTCCGCGACATGGTGAAGAACGGCAAGATGCTCGAGCACGCCCATGTGTTCGGCAACTTCTACGGCTCGCCCGAAGGCCCCGTCCGCGCGGCGATCGAGGCCGGGCATGACGTGCTTTTCGACATCGACTGGCAGGGCGCGGTTCAGGTCAAACACTCGGCGCTGCGCGACCACGTGCTGTCGATCTTCATCCTGCCGCCGTCGATAAAGGAATTGCGCCGCCGGCTCGTCGAACGCGGCCAGGACGCGCCCGAGGTGATCCGGGACCGCATGAAGAAAAGCTGGGACGAAATTTCCCACTGGGACGGCTACGATTACGTCCTCGTCAACGACGATCTCGAAACCACCTTCGAGAAGCTCAAGACCATCGTCAGCGGCGAACGTCTGCGGCTCGTTCAGCAGCCCAATCTTTCACCTTTCATCCGCCAGCTTCAGGAAGAATTCGAGGAGGCCGAAGCATGA
- a CDS encoding vitamin B12-dependent ribonucleotide reductase — translation MKIERKFTEAGKDAYEAIAFTTATSEIRNPDGKIVFHLDDIEVPDSWSQVASDVIAQKYFRKAGVPAVSKRVPEEGVPEFLWRSVPDTKALEQLPEEARFGGETSSKQVFDRLAGAWAYWGWKGGYFSNETDARAYFDEMRYMLATQRAAPNSPQWFNTGLHWAYGIDGPSQGHYYVDFETKELTKSSSAYEHPQPHACFIQSIGDDLVGDGGIMDLWVREARLFKYGSGTGTNFSHLRAANEPLSGGGKSSGLMGFLKIGDRAAGAIKSGGTTRRAAKMVIVDADHPDIEEYINWKVKEEQKVASLVAGSKMHERHLNDIFKAIHAWDGSIEAATDPKQNEGLKDAVRAAKKVAIPETYIKRVLDYARQGFASIEFPTYDTDWDSEAYATVSGQNSNNSVRVTDAFLKAVKDDADWELIRRTDGKVAKTIKARELWEQIGHAAWACADPGIQYHDTINAWHTCPEDGEIRGSNPCSEYMFLDDTACNLASMNLLTFLKDGEFQADDYMHATRLWTVTLEVSVTMAQFPSKEIAQLSYDFRTLGLGYANIGGLLMNMGLGYDSKEGRALAGALTAIMTGVAYATSAEMAGELGAFDGYARNREHMLRVIRNHRTASYGATEGYEKLAVKPVALDLANVPDAKLADLAMSAWDEALALGEKHGYRNAQVSVIAPTGTIGLVMDCDTTGIEPDFALVKFKKLAGGGYFKIINRSVPAALEKLGYSSAQIEEIIAYAVGHQSLGNAPGINTQTLMNKGFGEAEIAKLEKGLASAFDIRFLFNQWTLGEEFCKSDLGLTNAQLNDPAFDMLKHLGFSKGDIERANDHALGTMTLEGAPHLKEAHYAVFDCANPCGKTGKRYLSVNAHIDMMAAAQSFISGAISKTINMANDATIEDCQAAYERSWELGVKANALYRDGSKLSQPLAAALVEDDEEAEEILATGTPQQKAEVLAEKIIEKVVIKEVARAGREKMPDRRKGYTQKAVVGGHKVYLRTGEYSDGSLGEIFIDMHKEGAGFRAMMNNFAIAVSVGLQYGVPLEEFVDAFTFTKFEPAGMVQGNDTIKNATSILDYIFRELAVSYLDRTDLAHVKPQGSTFDDLGRGQEEGVANVQEMSETAANRSLEVLKQISSTGYLRKRLPQELVVLQGGASLATGTGGMGSVDSVTALTTLVPETAGGLAGGVMLADRPQTSLGTGVTSMDARTKARMQGYEGEACGDCGNYTLVRNGTCMKCNTCGATSGCS, via the coding sequence ATGAAGATCGAACGCAAATTCACCGAGGCAGGAAAAGACGCATACGAGGCCATCGCATTCACGACGGCGACCTCCGAGATCCGCAATCCCGACGGCAAGATCGTCTTCCACCTCGACGACATCGAAGTGCCGGACAGCTGGAGCCAGGTCGCCTCGGACGTGATCGCGCAGAAATACTTCCGTAAGGCCGGTGTGCCCGCCGTGTCCAAGCGCGTGCCCGAAGAAGGCGTTCCGGAGTTCCTGTGGCGCTCGGTGCCCGACACCAAGGCGCTCGAGCAATTGCCCGAAGAAGCCCGCTTCGGTGGCGAAACCTCGTCCAAACAGGTCTTTGACCGCCTTGCCGGCGCCTGGGCCTACTGGGGCTGGAAGGGTGGCTATTTCTCCAACGAAACCGATGCCCGCGCCTATTTCGACGAAATGCGCTACATGCTCGCCACGCAACGCGCCGCGCCGAACTCGCCGCAGTGGTTCAACACGGGCCTGCATTGGGCCTATGGGATCGACGGCCCGAGCCAGGGTCACTACTACGTGGATTTCGAGACCAAGGAACTGACCAAGTCGTCCTCGGCCTACGAACACCCGCAGCCCCACGCCTGTTTCATCCAGTCGATCGGTGACGACCTCGTCGGTGACGGTGGCATCATGGACCTCTGGGTGCGCGAGGCGCGTCTGTTCAAATACGGCTCCGGCACCGGCACCAACTTCTCGCACCTGCGCGCGGCGAACGAGCCGCTGTCGGGCGGGGGCAAGTCCTCGGGCCTCATGGGCTTTCTGAAAATCGGCGACCGCGCGGCGGGCGCAATCAAGTCGGGCGGAACGACCCGTCGAGCAGCCAAGATGGTCATCGTCGATGCCGATCACCCGGACATCGAGGAATACATCAACTGGAAAGTGAAAGAAGAGCAGAAGGTCGCGTCGCTCGTCGCCGGGTCCAAGATGCACGAGCGGCACCTGAACGACATCTTCAAGGCGATCCACGCCTGGGACGGCTCCATCGAAGCCGCCACCGACCCCAAACAGAACGAGGGTCTGAAGGATGCCGTTCGCGCCGCCAAAAAGGTCGCGATCCCGGAGACCTACATCAAGCGGGTTCTCGACTATGCCCGCCAAGGCTTTGCGTCCATTGAGTTTCCGACCTATGACACCGACTGGGATTCGGAAGCGTACGCCACCGTATCGGGCCAGAACTCCAACAACTCGGTGCGCGTGACCGACGCCTTCCTCAAGGCGGTCAAGGATGACGCCGACTGGGAGCTGATCCGCCGCACTGACGGCAAGGTCGCCAAGACCATCAAGGCGCGCGAGCTTTGGGAACAGATCGGCCACGCCGCCTGGGCCTGCGCCGATCCGGGGATCCAATATCACGACACGATCAACGCCTGGCACACCTGCCCGGAAGACGGCGAGATCCGCGGTTCGAACCCCTGCTCGGAATACATGTTCCTGGACGACACCGCCTGTAACCTGGCCTCGATGAACCTGCTCACCTTCCTCAAGGATGGCGAGTTCCAGGCCGACGACTACATGCACGCCACGCGGCTCTGGACCGTGACGCTGGAAGTCTCGGTGACGATGGCGCAGTTCCCCTCCAAGGAAATCGCGCAGCTGTCTTATGATTTCCGGACCCTCGGGCTCGGCTATGCCAACATCGGCGGTCTCCTGATGAACATGGGTCTTGGCTACGACTCGAAAGAAGGCCGGGCGCTCGCCGGTGCCCTGACCGCGATCATGACCGGCGTGGCCTATGCGACCTCGGCCGAGATGGCTGGCGAGCTTGGGGCTTTCGACGGCTATGCCCGCAACCGCGAGCACATGCTCCGGGTCATCCGCAACCACCGCACTGCGTCCTACGGCGCGACGGAAGGATACGAGAAGCTGGCGGTGAAGCCGGTCGCGCTCGACCTTGCCAATGTGCCCGACGCGAAGCTCGCCGATCTTGCCATGTCCGCCTGGGACGAGGCGCTCGCCTTGGGTGAAAAGCACGGCTACCGCAACGCGCAGGTCTCGGTCATCGCGCCCACCGGCACCATCGGTCTGGTCATGGATTGCGACACCACCGGCATCGAGCCCGACTTCGCGCTGGTGAAATTCAAAAAGCTCGCGGGCGGCGGCTACTTCAAGATCATCAACCGCTCGGTGCCGGCCGCGCTCGAGAAACTGGGCTATTCCTCGGCCCAGATCGAAGAGATCATCGCCTATGCCGTGGGTCACCAGAGCCTTGGCAACGCGCCGGGGATCAACACCCAGACCCTGATGAACAAGGGCTTCGGCGAGGCGGAAATCGCGAAACTCGAAAAGGGTCTCGCCTCGGCCTTCGACATCCGCTTCCTGTTCAACCAGTGGACGCTGGGCGAAGAGTTCTGCAAGTCGGACCTCGGCCTGACCAATGCGCAACTGAACGATCCGGCCTTCGACATGCTGAAGCACCTTGGCTTCTCCAAGGGCGACATCGAGCGGGCGAACGACCACGCACTCGGCACGATGACGCTGGAAGGCGCGCCGCATCTGAAGGAAGCGCATTACGCGGTGTTCGACTGCGCCAACCCCTGCGGCAAGACGGGCAAGCGCTACCTGTCGGTCAACGCCCACATCGACATGATGGCGGCGGCACAGAGCTTCATCTCCGGTGCGATCTCCAAGACCATCAACATGGCCAACGACGCGACGATCGAGGATTGCCAGGCGGCCTATGAACGGTCCTGGGAACTTGGCGTGAAGGCCAATGCGCTCTACCGCGACGGTTCGAAACTGTCGCAGCCACTCGCCGCCGCGCTGGTCGAGGACGACGAGGAAGCCGAAGAAATCCTCGCCACCGGGACGCCGCAGCAAAAAGCCGAAGTGCTGGCCGAGAAGATCATCGAAAAGGTGGTCATCAAGGAAGTGGCCCGCGCGGGCCGGGAGAAAATGCCGGACCGCCGCAAGGGCTACACCCAGAAGGCCGTGGTCGGTGGCCACAAGGTCTACCTGCGCACCGGCGAATACTCGGACGGCTCGCTCGGTGAGATCTTCATCGACATGCACAAGGAAGGTGCCGGTTTCCGGGCGATGATGAACAACTTTGCCATCGCTGTCTCGGTTGGTCTCCAATACGGCGTGCCGCTGGAGGAGTTCGTCGACGCCTTCACCTTCACCAAGTTCGAGCCCGCGGGCATGGTCCAGGGCAACGACACGATCAAGAACGCGACCTCGATCCTCGACTACATTTTCCGCGAACTGGCGGTCAGCTACCTCGACCGCACGGACCTCGCTCATGTCAAACCGCAAGGTTCGACCTTCGACGATCTGGGCCGCGGTCAGGAAGAGGGCGTCGCCAATGTGCAGGAGATGTCCGAGACCGCCGCAAACCGTTCGCTCGAGGTGCTCAAGCAGATTTCCTCGACCGGCTATCTGCGTAAGCGCCTGCCGCAGGAACTTGTCGTCCTGCAAGGGGGCGCGTCGCTCGCCACCGGGACCGGCGGCATGGGCAGCGTCGACAGCGTGACCGCGCTCACCACGCTCGTGCCGGAAACGGCGGGGGGGCTCGCCGGTGGGGTGATGCTGGCCGACCGGCCGCAGACCTCGCTCGGCACCGGTGTCACCTCGATGGACGCGAGGACCAAGGCCAGGATGCAGGGCTACGAAGGCGAAGCCTGCGGCGACTGCGGCAACTACACACTCGTGCGCAACGGAACCTGCATGAAGTGCAACACCTGCGGCGCCACGAGCGGCTGCAGCTGA
- a CDS encoding cold-shock protein: MNDDETRMEREVLRGFVKWFDPAKGFGFVVSETGGPDVLLHANVLRNFGQGSVADRAGIEVVVQRTPRGMQAIEVLSISAPTPLEENLSTFHEDLDLSRADPLEPARVKWFDKGKGFGFANVFGKPDDVFIHIEVLRRSGLADLEPGEAIGLRAAMGERGRMALLVTPWDAALDEGTGEG; this comes from the coding sequence ATGAATGATGACGAGACACGGATGGAAAGGGAGGTCCTCCGCGGGTTTGTTAAGTGGTTTGATCCCGCAAAGGGCTTTGGCTTTGTGGTATCCGAGACAGGGGGGCCGGACGTTCTCCTGCATGCGAATGTGCTTCGCAATTTCGGTCAGGGGTCCGTCGCGGACCGCGCCGGGATCGAAGTCGTGGTTCAAAGAACGCCACGCGGCATGCAGGCAATCGAGGTCCTCTCCATCTCCGCGCCGACCCCGCTCGAAGAGAACCTTTCCACCTTTCACGAAGACCTCGACCTCTCGCGGGCCGATCCGCTCGAGCCTGCGCGCGTGAAATGGTTCGACAAGGGCAAGGGCTTCGGCTTCGCCAACGTCTTCGGCAAGCCCGACGATGTCTTCATTCATATCGAGGTGCTGCGTCGCTCCGGCCTTGCCGACCTGGAACCGGGCGAGGCCATCGGTCTTCGGGCCGCGATGGGAGAACGTGGACGTATGGCACTTCTCGTCACGCCGTGGGATGCGGCGCTCGACGAAGGAACGGGCGAAGGATAG
- a CDS encoding gamma carbonic anhydrase family protein, whose protein sequence is MIYALDGIEPVIAEDTWVAPDANVIGDVTMEPGSSVWFGCTIRGDNEPILIGAGTNVQENCVFHTDPGSPLTLGENVTIGHKVMLHGCTVGDGSLIGMGATVLNGAVIGKGCLIGAGALVTEGKVIPDGSLVMGAPGKVVRELDDAAKAGLIQSAEHYQANMRRFRAGLVQIR, encoded by the coding sequence ATGATCTATGCACTCGACGGGATCGAACCCGTGATCGCCGAAGACACCTGGGTCGCGCCCGACGCCAATGTCATCGGCGACGTGACGATGGAGCCGGGATCGTCGGTCTGGTTCGGCTGCACCATCCGGGGCGACAACGAGCCGATCCTGATCGGGGCCGGGACCAACGTGCAGGAGAACTGCGTCTTTCACACCGATCCCGGCTCGCCGCTCACGCTCGGCGAAAACGTGACCATCGGGCACAAGGTGATGCTGCACGGCTGCACCGTGGGCGACGGCTCGCTCATCGGCATGGGGGCCACGGTCCTCAACGGGGCGGTGATCGGCAAAGGCTGTCTCATCGGCGCCGGCGCGCTTGTGACCGAGGGCAAGGTGATCCCCGACGGGTCGCTCGTGATGGGCGCCCCCGGCAAGGTCGTGCGCGAACTGGACGATGCCGCCAAGGCCGGTCTCATCCAGTCGGCCGAGCATTATCAGGCCAACATGCGGCGCTTCCGGGCAGGGCTCGTCCAGATCCGCTGA
- the gpt gene encoding xanthine phosphoribosyltransferase, which produces MNDNRLPHEKGFHVSWDQIHRDSRALAWRLSDITPPDGWRAVVAITRGGLAPAMIIARELDIRTVDTISVKSYNHQTQSAPIVIKSPDMEVIGEGDGVLVIDDLVDTGKTLEVVRNLMPKAHFATVYAKPMGKPMVESYITEVSQDTWIFFPWDMALQYVEPYRGKD; this is translated from the coding sequence ATGAACGACAACCGCCTGCCCCACGAGAAAGGCTTCCACGTCAGCTGGGACCAGATCCATCGTGACAGCCGGGCGCTTGCCTGGCGTCTTTCGGACATCACGCCGCCTGATGGCTGGCGCGCCGTTGTGGCGATCACGCGCGGCGGTCTCGCCCCGGCCATGATCATCGCGCGAGAGCTCGACATCCGGACCGTCGATACGATCAGCGTGAAGAGCTACAACCATCAGACACAAAGCGCTCCCATCGTCATCAAGTCGCCCGACATGGAGGTGATCGGCGAAGGGGACGGCGTGCTCGTCATCGACGACCTCGTGGACACAGGCAAGACGCTCGAAGTGGTGCGCAACCTCATGCCCAAGGCGCATTTCGCGACCGTCTATGCCAAGCCAATGGGCAAACCGATGGTGGAGAGTTACATCACCGAGGTGAGCCAGGACACCTGGATCTTCTTCCCGTGGGACATGGCGCTTCAGTATGTGGAGCCCTACCGGGGCAAGGACTGA
- the pdxH gene encoding pyridoxamine 5'-phosphate oxidase encodes MSDRSGIFAGEDPFAIARAWLAEAEASEPNDPNAIALATVDSTGLPNVRMVLLKEIRAEDFVFFTNYGSRKGQEIAGNGQAAFVMHWKSLRRQIRVRGAVTKLDGPEADSYFASRSLKSRLGAWASDQSAPLESRAALMAKVARVTAQHGTAPHRPPFWGGFAIAPTEIEFWADGAFRLHDRFRWTRAAGETSWKITRLHP; translated from the coding sequence ATGAGTGACCGAAGCGGGATTTTCGCGGGCGAGGACCCCTTCGCCATCGCGCGCGCCTGGCTGGCCGAGGCCGAGGCCAGCGAACCGAACGACCCAAATGCCATCGCCCTGGCCACGGTCGATTCGACCGGCTTGCCCAATGTCCGAATGGTGCTTCTGAAAGAGATTCGGGCCGAGGATTTCGTGTTTTTCACCAACTACGGCTCCCGCAAGGGGCAGGAAATCGCGGGCAACGGGCAGGCGGCCTTCGTCATGCACTGGAAATCTCTGCGTCGGCAGATCCGGGTTCGCGGGGCGGTGACGAAGCTCGACGGTCCCGAGGCGGATTCCTATTTTGCATCGCGTTCACTCAAATCGCGCCTGGGTGCCTGGGCCAGCGATCAGAGCGCCCCGCTCGAAAGCCGCGCGGCCCTTATGGCCAAGGTCGCCCGCGTCACGGCACAGCATGGCACCGCGCCGCACAGGCCGCCGTTCTGGGGGGGCTTCGCCATCGCCCCGACCGAGATCGAATTCTGGGCCGACGGCGCCTTCAGGTTGCACGACCGCTTCCGCTGGACCCGCGCGGCGGGTGAAACTTCTTGGAAAATCACGCGCTTGCATCCCTGA
- a CDS encoding DUF192 domain-containing protein produces the protein MQIAKRNRSAGPIASFIGAAVLTLGGASVALAQCAPSQVDIRGDFGSARFSVEIADDDAERAQGLMFRESLPSGQGMLFVYPAPGPASFWMKNTLIPLDMIFVGPDGVIDSVHANAVPGDLSPIRGGDEILAVLEIKGGLAGAIGIKAGDEMRHPAFGDTAQWSCADQGDAQ, from the coding sequence GTGCAGATCGCAAAGAGGAACCGCTCGGCAGGGCCGATTGCCAGCTTCATCGGGGCTGCCGTGCTGACGCTCGGCGGGGCGAGCGTGGCGCTCGCCCAATGCGCTCCGTCCCAGGTGGACATTCGCGGCGACTTCGGCAGTGCTCGCTTCTCGGTGGAAATCGCCGACGACGATGCCGAGCGGGCACAGGGGCTCATGTTCCGCGAAAGCCTGCCCTCGGGTCAGGGGATGCTCTTCGTCTATCCTGCACCGGGTCCAGCGTCGTTCTGGATGAAGAACACGCTCATTCCTTTGGACATGATCTTCGTCGGACCAGACGGCGTGATCGACAGCGTGCACGCCAATGCCGTGCCAGGCGACCTTAGCCCGATCCGGGGCGGGGACGAGATCCTTGCCGTGCTCGAGATCAAGGGCGGTCTCGCCGGTGCCATTGGGATCAAGGCCGGCGACGAAATGCGCCACCCGGCCTTCGGCGACACGGCCCAATGGTCCTGCGCCGATCAAGGGGACGCCCAATAG
- a CDS encoding PAS domain-containing protein, protein MKIEITDASNVIPLAERRTEAQFPSIRRIESYWEGLRDGRMMPARAEIDPRGIADVLEFAFVLEKVAPGIARIRLAGMHLNDLMGMEVRGMPITAMFLPEARRGLQHVLESVLESPAAAALRLESDSGFTRPRLDAQMILLPIKDEQGRPTRILGALQAKGTIGRGPRRFRVLSQTVTPVSGCEERDDRPGDPRPVSQIQPSATSERKPHVLRLVHDADGL, encoded by the coding sequence ATGAAGATCGAGATCACCGACGCATCGAACGTCATCCCGCTTGCCGAGCGTCGCACCGAGGCACAATTCCCCTCGATCAGGCGGATCGAAAGCTATTGGGAGGGCCTGCGCGACGGACGCATGATGCCCGCCCGGGCCGAAATCGACCCGCGCGGCATCGCGGATGTGCTCGAGTTTGCCTTCGTGCTCGAAAAGGTCGCGCCGGGCATTGCCCGGATCCGGCTGGCTGGCATGCATCTGAACGACCTCATGGGCATGGAGGTGCGCGGCATGCCGATCACGGCGATGTTCCTGCCGGAAGCGCGCCGCGGGTTGCAGCATGTGCTGGAATCGGTGCTCGAAAGCCCGGCGGCGGCGGCCCTGCGGCTGGAGAGCGACAGCGGCTTCACCCGACCGCGGCTCGACGCGCAGATGATCTTGTTGCCGATAAAGGACGAACAGGGGCGCCCGACCCGTATCCTTGGGGCCTTGCAGGCCAAGGGGACCATCGGGCGCGGGCCGCGACGCTTCAGGGTCCTGTCGCAGACGGTGACGCCTGTTTCGGGGTGCGAAGAGCGCGACGACCGTCCGGGAGACCCGCGCCCCGTGTCGCAGATTCAGCCAAGCGCGACGTCGGAACGCAAGCCGCATGTCCTGCGACTGGTTCATGACGCGGACGGGCTTTGA